CTTAGGCAACATAAAGAGGCAATCGTGATGGATAGAACTGCTGATATGATCCAACTGGGTAATGAGGAATGAGACCTGAAGCTAAATAAAGGGCACCAAAAGGTGGGAGAAGGGAGTACCAACAGTGcagggagagaagaagcagaCCTGCTGCAACTGCTACCCCCATTCTTTCCAACACCCTAGTTTCGTTGGGAAgaaaaatttttaaaaaaaaatgtcctcacacagaaactgaataCTGTCTTTGAAGCGAGACGGGGTGttaaaaaagagggaaagacacagaggagtaaagacacCCCTGATAAAAAGGAGAATTTAAATCTCCCCGATAAAGGAGGTTCAGACCTCATTGAGAGTCGATGTGCAGCCCCTCGGAGTGACTCAGGGTGTGACTCATTGCAGCTGGCAAATCCTccaccttacacacacacacacacacacacacacacacacacacacacacacacacacacacacacattttcataaacCCTCAGGCCGTGTGCATGTTATGTGTCCCCCCCACCCATGCTCACTGTTCTGGCAGCTTCTACCTGTTAACAGACGACGCATAAGCTCTGCTTCATGCTGTTGTAATAGTACTTGTGATCTTCTTATGAATCAGCTTATGACGAGATATGAAAGCAGTCTGAGCTGCTGAGCCCTTCCCACGAGCATGACTTCGGAGACAGATGCTGTTAAACTtggcaaggtgtgtgtgtgtgtgtgtgtgtgtgtgttggtgtgtatgtgtgcgatCCCTCTAACCACCCACTCGAGGGATTAGTGTAAGGGTGGCTGGATGACTCATCGGTCACTGACTtttgaggggagggagggaacgACATGGCCAAGTCGTCCGCATGGTGTGTGTTTATCGTCCTACCTGTCCGTCACCACGGCTCATGCTCGGATCTCAAAATGTCTCCTCATGCAAACCTTGTCTTCAGTTTCATGCGTGTAACTGACTTTGGTCGGTCAATTTCACATGCAGGCAAAGACTGCATTTCTGAAGATGGCGTGTTTGTGATTTTGCATAAAtgcagtgagagtgtgtgtgtgtgtacgcgcgcatgtgtgtgcgtgtgtgtgtgtgtggggggggggttaataGTCGCCTGTGTCTCGACAGCAACGGCAGACGGCTGAGCTTGGAACACGACCCCGGCACAGCGTCGAGCTGTTAGGCCATGCGTACGCTGCGTAACGAGCCATGAGCAACTGCTATGATCTTGCCACAAATAATTCATGAGGAGCCCTGTAGAGGAGCTATGGAGCTAAAAGGGAAGGTGGGGGGGCGCGGGGGGTGGGGCGGGGATAGGGTAGGGTGGGGCGAGGAAAGCATCAAGGAGTGGACCACAGCCTGAGTGGAGTGAGGGCGGGtggtgaggggaggggagacagggagagatcCGTCTGACAAATGTGTCTGGAATAGAAAGGAAATCCCCCATTACCTACCGCGCTGACAAGCATGCccgtgcgtgcacgtgtgtgtgtgtgtgtgtgtgtgtgtgtgtgtgtatttgtatgtgctTATTTTTAGAGAGCCATTTGTGTTACTACATCTGAAAAAAAGGCACTGTGGGAGTGTTAGCAGTGTGCATCACAATCAGGATGTGTGTGAGATTCTTGTGAAGGCATGTGctttttgtgattgtgtgtgtgtgtgtgcgcgctggaGACGTGATGGAGTGAGTTCAGATTTCTCTGACAGCCGCAAAGCCCAAAGTGTTCAACTgtacaagtattttttttttgtttgtagctGAAACCAAGGGGACTATGAACTAACAGAGTGAATTATTAGAGAGGAGCGgctgtgatgtgaatgtgtacCGTGAGAACTCTCGTTGAGCTTTTCTCGTGCTCGGATATTGGAGCTGAAGTTTGAATTATTGCGCTTACGGTCATTTTGGAAAATTGGGTAAAAGGCAATAGAattaaagcaaagcaaaaatataaCTGAGCACCGCTGTTGATGCCAAGCCAAGAGTGAGGCAAATACCTTGTCATGTCATCCATTTGGATGATATTTCATGAGCCACATTAGCTGTGTTGTTTTAAGATAAGCTTTTTCGATCCGTCTGTTGGTTTGTCCGTCAATTCAGTCCAGACTGAATGCATATTGGACGGATTGTGAAGTGTCCTGTtaaccacttcctgttccacatacatataaatacagCTCTCAGCAACTCACCAGACCTCCACTTCAATGTAATGTACATGTGGAAGGCCTGAGAGGGAAGCGTTTCTCACTTTTTGTTCACGTGTGCTCAGAATAAATAATGTGCGCTCGATGTGCGCTCTGTTTTCCTGGCGTCATAAAAATAATTACAGCCATGAGAAAATGTCTAGACATTACTTTGATGCGGCACGTTTGCTCTgatctcaagaaaaaaaaaaatgatttgaggtTGCTATTTTTTGCAGCTTGTGAttgcaaattaatttatttaacgGCCAAGTAAATGAGCATGCACTGGTGAGAGATCACAAAAAAGATCCAAAGTGAGGCTCTCGAGGAAATGGGTCACATCCAAGCACAAACGAGGAAAACGAGATTGGAttggtcttttgtttttctgcccaCAACAAGGCTCCCTCTGCTTCTGACAAAGTTAGCAAACCTCCGCGCGGTCTAgtctgtcagtcagacagtcaatTAGCTAACCTGGAAGGACAGCCAGAGTTTCTAAAAGCTGGGAAGGAagctgatgaaatgaaacaatggAGCAAAAAAACATCCGCACACAACAACTGTAGCCACAGTGTTAGTGCGAAGACTTGAGAAACGAGCTCAGGGAGCTGCTACATTGCAGCTGTTCAGTTGTGTTACAGTAGCTCTCAGAGACATGAAGGAGAAAGCTCATGCAAAGATGTGGCTGACAAATTGTGCAGTACAACAGTAATATGAGTACACACATACAATCTCTTATGGAATATGCATATATTGACATAGACTGAAAAGTGTTATGTGTTATCAACATGGAAAGAGTACATACACACAACGaatgtacattttgattatACATTGTCGATATATACTGATATGATAATGAAAGGTGCAATAAGTAAGAatacatatttataaatattcCAAAATTAACAGAAATTTTCAAcaaaatcacttaaaaaaaacacttttgacgtttttttttttttttttttttaagacatctgtgtttgtgttacagagatTTCCCTCGAAGTTAGCATGCAAACCAGTTACCCCCCGAGGCAGTTTGTACTTCAagaggtgacagtctgacagtaaACAACACAGACGCTCCCTCAGagctccgagctcccagtctgggcAGAGCCAGCTAACACAACCTCTTGCTGCACAGTTAATTAAGCTtacaagctaatggcagctacagttggcagcagttagcggttactttGGTTACAGGCTTTGGTAATTGGAGCATGATCGTGAAAGGTGGCCAATCCTTACATAGTGTGCCAAAAATGTCCATTACTTGAGATATTTGCATATATTAGCCTAGTACATAATATTTTTTCAGATTATatatgcattttgtttttaatatatgaaAAAGGCAATGACTGGTACATTTGTCAATATATCGTGTGATATACTTAATAGTACATCGAAAGTACAATCATTTCATATATATCATGAACTTTGGGCAACactctttgacatttttctgcattttctgacattttgtgtctGAAGATGACACTTATTTCAAACATAAGCCTGTGTCAACTCTTCATATCAACAACGATGTGAAAACATTGTCAAACACTAGAAACACTAGAATGTTAATCTATCACATCCAGGTATATGACATATATTTCTGTTGCAGAAGGAGTCATTACCTGTGCTTTACTTGAACATGAGATGCACAAAATATCCCCACTAGTCTGTCCCTCTGGCACCTCCACCTACTGAGCCAGGGCTGCTAATGCATTGAGTAATCAGAAAAGAGGTCTGGCTGCGCAGGGAAATTCAGGAGCACGGGGATGGTGGTCTTTCTCGGGACAGTGGTCGGGGGGGAACAAGAAAGGGGTTAGAAAATGGACACAAAGTTTTTTGGGGATCAATGGCTCCAGGCTGTAAGAAGCATCATTATATCCAGAGGTAAAGGCTGGCATTCCGTGACATTTTCAGTTGGACTGGTAAATGTCAGATGGAACAAGTCAACCCCTCTCCCTCACTAATGACATGCCACGGAGACCTACACAGGCCCTTTGTCTCCATCCCCCAATTTCTATTAGTCTGTGCTTTCCACTGATATGTCTCGCTGGTCTGTAGTGCCTCCATCAGAGACAGTGATCTTCATGGCTTCAGTAGCTGTCTCGATTTGAAAAAACAAGAGTCCACAGCCATgcgagcagctctgtgaggctgtgctCGGGAACAGCGGTGCTTTGAACGAAATGCTGATGGCAGCATGCTACAGTGCTTGCAATGACAAAGCTGAAATGCTGATGTTAAGCAGGTTCGGTGTTTACCATGCAGACCCTCTTACTGAAGCATGTCAGCATGCTAGTATTTGTTTGGTCTCACTAAAAACGTGAATAGTTTACCACGATCGGCAGAGAAGGACGTAGAAGTGCACGCATAGGCGAGCTCCGTCTCAGCCGCTGGTCGGAGTGCACCTTGTTTTTCAATGATCGTGTATTTGACCTCACATCTATACGCCTGAACAGTGATAGTCTGTCTTGTAAGATAGTTTGGGTGGTTTTATGAGGTGTTTTCTGACTAAAGGAAAGCCttgaggaagtcaggtgatgtagATGGAGGAAGTACTCGGTTAGGTTTAGTCAACAAAAGTACTTGGGCAGGTTTAGGTAATACAACTACTTGTTGAAGTTTTGGTAGTTTTGTTGCCTTGGTTCAGGTTATGAAACTACTTGGATAGGttttggaaaacatcatggtttgggttatAATATTAGTCAACTTTCACTTTTTGTTCCATACAGGACACAAACAGTGTTGATCgcataaaatatgaaataacaaAACCTAAATGCATTGTCATGAAACACATtggacaaatgaaaatgttgaccTTATGGTGGTGCTAGATTCCAAATTATTAAAGGGGCAACATGTAAGAGAGtctgttgagtctcattccagTGTCTGCAAATACCAATCGGTTTGGTCAAACCACCAACTGTATCTCTTGTTAATGCACAATCGATCCAATTGATCCAACACTTTTTCGAGGCAATAACTCAAAACCACCAGTTTGAACACCATGGTGCCACTAAAGTAAAAATCAttggatcaccaaagtcattaagATATATCATCTGGGTACCATGAAGGTCCGTACAAAACAATGTCATCAAGTAGCTGTTGAGACATTTCCTAGAGAAAATCGAAAAACTCTGACTTGCTGGCTGGATTAGATGAAAAATCAGAGAATCACCAAAGTTAATGGGATTTTTATGacttcatggcaatccatccaatagtgAGACATTTCACTAGAAACCCAAAATGTGGTAAACGTAATTGTTTTTTGGAAACTAATTTGGCCCTAATTATAGGAAAAAGGATCAATGTTCAAAGGTTAGACTAGCAATTAATTAGTTCAAATTAATTGCTAGTGTAACCCAGATTCTTTTAGTCAGGGCACGGCTCCGAGTCcagctgaaaatgcaaaaaaagagaacaacaaTTTTCAATAATCATCAGAAATCATCTTTTTACTGAGCCTTATATCGAGTTTCATTTCCAATTTACCCACACGGGTTATGTAAAGGCAACCTAATTCTTAATGCTTCATTCTTCGCCAAAACAATAACCGCAAGCAATCAGACCCTACTAGACGAAGCATTCTTTACAGCGCGTCGCTCACAACctcatttcaaattaaacagTAATCTCTTCCCCAATAGCTAATGCAGAAGCCAATTATGTTGAAAACCACTCGTACACACTCTCGTGCCGCAGCGAATTTGCGTCTCACTTTTAAGAACTGGAATTTAGATCCATGGCCTCTCAATTTGTAGCGGGGAGTGCTACTGTCTAGTCTATTTCTGTCCTTGCTACACTATTGTCCTCGGTTGACTGCCTTCACATCAAGTGCTGGATTTGGCCACTGTGCCAGCTCAGGCAGATAGGCCCTGCAGCTACCACCCAATATGCAACTATAAACCAGTATAACCGTCATATTGGGTGCAGAGATTGTTTTCTCCTGAGGTTAACATGTGTGAAGAGCTGAAGATGTTTACAGGTTGGAGAGGATAGAAGCACACTATATtgctgttttccttcttttcgCTGTCAAGATTCCCTTTTTGTTGGACGGAGGgattgatgttttgttttttgttttttttcgctcCGCAGTTTCAAGCATGTCTTGTGATGTCCCTGTCCAAAGCTTGGATCCGCTACGTGTTTTCCCCCCTCATCGTTGTTTACCCGTCTTCTCCTCGCACGCGTTAATTGGCAGCTCCTGACGGCAGCgctccattttgaaatccataCCCAGAGAAGATTATGATCTTAATTAGTTATATCACAGCCCTGAGCATATTACATTTTTGCTCAGCAGTACACAAAAAAGACTTGGgatgtttttgtcctttaaaagaaaacacaggagtGGAATTTGAAACAGGAGCCTGATTCAATTAGCTGCGTTGCTTTCCATCTCCCCGGCTTCACCGGAGTCACTTTATGAAACCCGGTCAGTCATGGGAAAAGCCAGTCCAGCGCTGTATGTGGGGCACTCAGGAGAATGATGACTGCTGAGCTCCACAGCAGTCATATTGTGGAGTCATGCTGCTAAGATATGCAAGATTATACATTATGCAAGTTACTTGGTGCCCGAGAAAGTGATTGTAAGACTTTTTCGCCCTCAGATTGGGTGAAGAAAGGACGCCGGAAAAAGAGGcggagatttgtttttaatctttaagTTTCCAAAAAACTTCTTCGAGCGACCTGTTTGCTGTGTTTATCTCAGTCATACTGATATTTGTGTCCTTTTCtccatttcttctgttttatctCGAGCTGCAACCATTCATCAATTACTGGTCAACTGCTGAAATGATTGCTAACTCTTTTGATCAGCTTATTGGTTTAAGtcatttttggagaagaaaagtCAACATTTGTCCTGGTTTCTTTAGTTCTCCaaacagtaaactaaatataaTTAGGTTGTGGACAAACGAGGACATTCATCTTGGGCTTTAGGCAACACTACTggacattttccaacatttaaTAGACCAAAAAACTAATCACTGATCACTGACAGTAATAACTGATCACTGAAATACACTGATTAATTGACAGTGGTAGAAGTCATCTGTTACGACCCTGGTTATGTCACTAAATCTAGTTTTAATGTGACATATTCTTCCTTTTGAAGCAGTGGTGACTAGAGTTGTGTGCATTGTGTTTCGACGAAGTTATTGCAGGGGATCTCCCCTTATTCTGGCAAAACTGGCGAACAATAAAACCGCTGGTCCTTTTTGCCAAAGCAAACAGAAGCTGAGCCTTATATTAACTCTGGGGAGGCCCAACATGTCAGGTTATAATTATTTACACAGATTTTGTGTAattataataaaacacatctcaaatgtgtgtttaactCTCTGAGATGTATGACTGCTGTATAATTGACTTTGTTACATGTTCACAAGCACTTTTGTCAAACCCAATAAGCAATCGGTCCATTAAAGACGACATCTGAAAAGTCTCTGACTAATGCTGATAAGCTCCTCATGAGTGCAGAATGATGCTGAATGTTTCACCGTGTGCTAAATAGTGTAGCTAAGTATGCCCTCTAGTGTTCTCGACCACGTGCAGGTGCACTGAACACTGATTTTGAAGTGGCAAACATGCAATATTGATGTCATCGAGTGTTCTTGTGCAAAAATACggtgaaatatgttttattaacGCGATGTCaatcatccctctctctctctctctgcaggtacaTCCGCACAATGTATCTCGGTATACAAAGTCACCGGCAGAAGGAGAACCAGAGGCGCTTCTACTGGGCCATGATGTACGAGTATGCCGATGTCAACATGCTGCGACTGCTGGAGACCTTCTTAGAAAGTGCCCCTCagctggtgctgcagctctgcatcatgATCCAGAGCAACAAGGCTGAGTGGCTGCAGTGTAAGAGGCTCCACACGGCACAATATGACTTTATCTTTTCAAGCTACCTCACGTCTCTGTATTTTCTGCGTTCTACACTGTATGTCATACTGTGGTTAGTGCATGATGCCCAGACGCTTCCATATTTTCCACCTGACAAATCCGCTTTCTGCGAGCTTCACATATCACTTTATTTACAGTGTGCAATATTCTCCACCACTGTATCCAATTTCCAACATTCATCACTCATGTTATTGAAAGCTCTTTTACAATTCCAGTTTCCTCGTGCAATACAGCCCCCAGAGGAGGGCAATTCAATCATAACAAGTGATACCCCCTCCCTGTCTGAGGTGTCTATAGGAATGCCATCAATACATTTTGCTGAGAGGCaccatgctgctgctctgcagatAATCCTCCATCGTTTTTCATGCAGCAGGTTACGGCTCTGACATATCTGCTGTCTTTACTATTATAAAGCCTAAAGGACAGTGGATTGGTGCACtaaatgttgctgtgttgaCTGGATGACCTATGAGGATCTCGGTAATAATACGCCTTTCAGAAATGTGATGGATGGCAGcggctgaaatgaaacatactgtatacagtaaGTGGACTGACAGCCAAGTCGAGATAAAACCATTATTCTCCGTGCCCGGGGATGAAACTGGATTTCTCttaatctttgacatttttagaaCCATCACACAGCATCTCGACAGTGTCAGCGTCTCTCATTCTTGCCATTCGTAgcctttctctccttttttactcttcctctctgtctacATTCACAGGTGTTTCTGCCATGTCCTCCCTCTTGTCCCTGGCCTGGGTGCTAGCATCTTACCACAAGCTCCTGCGTGATTCACGTGACGACAAGAAGAGCATGAGCTACCGGGGTGCTCTGGTGCATCTGTTCTGGCGCCTTTTTACCATCTCCTCACGGGTGCTCTCCCTTGCCCTATTTGCCTCTGTTTTCCACATCTACTTTGGCATTTTTGTGGTGCTCCATTGGTGTGCCATGGCTTTCTGGGTCATCCATGGCGGCACCGACTTCTGCATGTCCAAGTGGGAGGAGGTACTCTTCAACATGGTGGTGGGCGTGGTCTACGTCTTCTGTTGGTTCAATGTACGTGAGGGCCGGACGCGGTACAGAATGGTGGCCTATTACACAGTAGTACTGTTAGAGAACGCCATCCTCAGCTCCCTTTGGTATGCGTACCGTGACCCAGCTACCACTGACGCCTATGCCTCTTTTGCCCTCTGTGGCGTCTTCCTGTGCTTTGCCTCAGGTGTGGCCTGTATGGTTCTCTACTACGGGGTCCTGCACCCCATGGGCCCCCGGCTGAGGGTGCTGGCCAGCTCCTGCTGCGCTGAGCTGCTGTGGGGCCTTCCCTTACCCCCCGAGGCTGAGCCCATGGCTCCCACTCCGGGCCCTCGTGGCTCTCAAGCCACACCCACAAGGGGTCTGGCAGGGGAGTATGTGGAGTCGGATGAAACAGCCACAGACACCTGCCTTCCGGTTTTCCAGGTGAGGTCCACAGAGCCCGTGGATGCAGCTGGCAGGCCCATCCGGCCTGAGGGTCCTCTCATCAAGATAGACATGCCCAGAAAACGCTACCCGGCCTGGGATGCACACTTTGTGGATCGGCGCCTGCGCAGGACCATAAACGTGCTGCAGTACGTTAGCCCTAACGCGGTGGGCATCAGGTATAGGGACGGTCCGCTTCTTTATGAACTCCTGCAGTACGAGTCCTCCCTCTGAGGGGAtcttctcctcagctctgtcacCTCCTCTATCACACAACAATGCACAtgcctttccttttctttcattctgctcttcttcctctccagaTATTATCTCTGTCCATTTGACACTtggctctctccttctctcttctctgatcATTCAGTTGTTCTGCAggagatgtgtgttttgtcaaGTTAAAAATCTGTCAAGACAGTCTAAACACACagtcatgatttatttttggaaaaaacatacagtacagagaGAAAATTATAAACCTACAGAATCTTATGTGATATATACAGAAGTCTCATATAAACCCCTCTACAATGATAGAGGAAGGTTCTGTATGAGTGTGTAGATAACATATGAATGTTTcattatgaaatgtgtttaatgcaTTATACTGTATTGGTGATTCAACCTGTGAATACTTGTGAAGGGCATATTGTATGTCCCTGTGATATGGGACTGGTGCAAAGCCTGATGGGAATGATGGAGGAGAGTCTCAGAGGAGGCAGGTCTTTGCACGGCCCAACATTTACTGCCATTCTTTATGTAAATTATTGAAATGTATGATAATGTTTACCAAGTCTTTAGCCCATGAATTCCAAAAGCACTGACATTTCTAACACGATACCATTGCAGAGAGGACACAATCAAAGATGTGCCCTTTCTGtaattaatgtaattcaaaatGGATTTTCCCTCTGTGAGCCTACGTGGCTCAAGTGTATCCTGGCTGTCCTATTTTCGTTCAAAATCCTAAATCGTAATCGCATCATgtatggaagaaaaaaaagaagcacactGACCTTCAATCAGTTCCACCCACACATTCAATTTTTACAGAGCAGACTGCCCTCCAGTGGAGGCAAGCTGTAACAGCACGCCTTACTCGGTAGTTTTCTGCCTGTAGTTGT
This region of Acanthopagrus latus isolate v.2019 chromosome 22, fAcaLat1.1, whole genome shotgun sequence genomic DNA includes:
- the xkr6b gene encoding XK-related protein 6b; this encodes MAAKSDGRGVVTGFAQLHNLDEVVGTGEDDNRDGSSFHICHCCNTSSCYWGCRSACLHYLRGKGKGKRGDAARPPQEERLWLDCLWIILAMLVFFWDVGTDLWLSIDYYHKQDFLWSGLTLFFVLVPSVLVQILSFRWFVQDFTGGGLGSVEGLSSRRATVGLQRDRCCRLSVWVWQTIIHIFQLGQVWRYIRTMYLGIQSHRQKENQRRFYWAMMYEYADVNMLRLLETFLESAPQLVLQLCIMIQSNKAEWLQCVSAMSSLLSLAWVLASYHKLLRDSRDDKKSMSYRGALVHLFWRLFTISSRVLSLALFASVFHIYFGIFVVLHWCAMAFWVIHGGTDFCMSKWEEVLFNMVVGVVYVFCWFNVREGRTRYRMVAYYTVVLLENAILSSLWYAYRDPATTDAYASFALCGVFLCFASGVACMVLYYGVLHPMGPRLRVLASSCCAELLWGLPLPPEAEPMAPTPGPRGSQATPTRGLAGEYVESDETATDTCLPVFQVRSTEPVDAAGRPIRPEGPLIKIDMPRKRYPAWDAHFVDRRLRRTINVLQYVSPNAVGIRYRDGPLLYELLQYESSL